In Streptomyces capitiformicae, one genomic interval encodes:
- a CDS encoding DUF6174 domain-containing protein, with the protein MPVNDAVRNRRRALSGVVLAGVLGWGVSGCAEESTSAKASATDWRELSSYSYTLESSEGERSLIGTFEVTVRDGKVVDAVGVDESGRRVVRDLPDEVPTIGELLAEAEAARKDDADTVDIDRAADGHPTRIFLDWDENAIDDEALYGISDYLPD; encoded by the coding sequence ATGCCTGTGAACGATGCCGTGCGGAACCGTCGTCGTGCCTTGTCCGGCGTCGTACTGGCCGGGGTGTTGGGGTGGGGGGTCTCCGGGTGCGCAGAGGAGTCGACGTCGGCGAAGGCGTCGGCGACCGACTGGCGGGAGCTCTCCTCGTACAGCTACACGCTGGAGTCGAGTGAGGGGGAGCGCTCGCTGATCGGGACGTTCGAGGTGACCGTCCGGGACGGGAAGGTCGTGGACGCTGTCGGGGTCGATGAGAGTGGGCGGCGGGTCGTGCGGGATCTGCCCGACGAAGTGCCCACGATCGGCGAGCTGTTGGCGGAGGCGGAAGCGGCTCGGAAGGACGACGCGGACACCGTGGACATCGACCGCGCCGCCGACGGCCACCCGACCCGTATCTTCCTCGACTGGGACGAGAACGCGATCGACGACGAGGCGCTGTACGGGATCAGCGACTACC